The following proteins are co-located in the Campylobacter concisus genome:
- the bamA gene encoding outer membrane protein assembly factor BamA — MKKKLFLLALAFSGLSAQTIQSINFKGLIHLSPEVASQIMGLKVGQDLTPKLSDKAITNLYKQNYFDDIYIEDTGNGNLLVAVKEKPSVARVDLKGVVTNDKTAIESLINIKPGNMYDELTIEKTKERIRQYYESKGYFDTVVDVEKQPVADNDSSLFITLNINRGENMIIKNVNLVGAKEFDYDDIEPVVANKSREFMGWLWGRNDGKVKLFELENDPARIQDKYFQKGYLDATISSPYLNSSFDNYTADLTYYVHEGEPYKVSNVSITAPEELELDTKKIIDDFRLEAGDTMNSARLRQDMKKLDDMVADKGYAFVKVYPKTDKFDENKTVDIDYEVDPGEKVYIRNVQISGNDRTVDRVVRRELYLTEGNLYSRTDLQDSKDALKRTSYFDDVEIEEDPVDKNTVDLKVKVKEASTGSISGGIGYGSSDGLLLNAALSDTNIFGSGLQGQVSVDKSDRELSGQISLTNPRIFDSEYSLGGTLYANDYDWRTYKERSYGFSTTLGRKLTRNLSASLTYNIEQSKITLKDDELRDINTKTKKEIYREGKAIKSAITPALTYNSTDDYYLPRRGIIASTSFEIAGLGGDIDFIKNRTNFNYYLGLREYIDYDLILRYKASFGKIWERGYTPINERLYLGGIRSLRGYESRTVSPKVKYNGDYYEYGGETSFNNSAEISFPIIDRVKMRGVVFYDYGMIGENSLNEIKRSSVGTGIEWITPIGPLQLIFAKALKPKEGDDTNTFEFTIGRRF, encoded by the coding sequence ATGAAAAAGAAATTATTTTTATTAGCATTAGCTTTCAGCGGCCTAAGCGCACAAACAATCCAGTCAATAAATTTTAAAGGACTAATTCACCTTTCGCCTGAAGTAGCAAGCCAAATAATGGGCCTAAAAGTCGGTCAGGATTTGACTCCAAAGCTTAGCGATAAGGCGATCACAAATTTATACAAACAAAATTATTTCGACGATATCTACATAGAAGATACAGGCAATGGCAATCTTTTAGTAGCTGTAAAAGAGAAGCCAAGTGTTGCGAGAGTCGATCTAAAAGGCGTCGTAACAAATGATAAAACTGCGATCGAGTCGCTAATCAACATCAAACCAGGCAATATGTATGATGAGCTTACAATAGAAAAAACTAAAGAGAGAATTCGTCAGTATTATGAGTCAAAGGGTTATTTTGATACCGTTGTAGACGTAGAAAAACAACCAGTTGCAGATAACGACAGCTCACTTTTTATAACACTTAACATAAACCGCGGCGAAAATATGATAATCAAAAATGTAAATTTAGTCGGTGCAAAAGAGTTTGATTATGACGACATTGAGCCAGTAGTTGCAAATAAAAGTAGAGAATTTATGGGCTGGCTTTGGGGCAGAAATGATGGTAAAGTTAAACTTTTTGAGCTTGAAAATGACCCAGCAAGGATCCAAGACAAATATTTCCAAAAAGGCTATTTAGACGCGACTATTTCGTCACCTTATTTAAATTCATCGTTTGATAATTACACGGCTGATCTTACTTATTATGTTCATGAAGGTGAGCCTTATAAGGTTTCAAATGTAAGTATTACAGCACCTGAAGAGCTAGAGCTTGATACTAAAAAGATCATAGATGACTTTAGGCTTGAGGCTGGTGATACGATGAACTCAGCAAGACTTCGCCAAGATATGAAAAAGCTCGATGATATGGTTGCTGATAAAGGTTATGCATTTGTAAAAGTCTATCCAAAGACTGATAAATTTGATGAAAATAAAACTGTCGATATTGACTACGAAGTCGATCCTGGTGAAAAAGTATATATAAGAAATGTTCAAATTTCAGGAAACGATAGGACCGTTGACCGCGTTGTAAGACGTGAACTTTATCTAACTGAAGGAAATTTATATAGCAGAACCGACCTTCAAGACTCAAAAGATGCACTAAAAAGAACAAGCTACTTTGATGACGTTGAGATAGAAGAAGATCCGGTTGATAAAAATACAGTTGATCTAAAGGTAAAAGTAAAAGAAGCCTCAACTGGCTCGATAAGCGGTGGTATCGGATACGGCAGCAGCGATGGACTACTACTAAACGCTGCACTTTCTGACACAAATATCTTTGGCTCTGGTCTTCAAGGACAAGTAAGCGTAGATAAAAGTGACAGAGAGCTTTCAGGTCAGATAAGTCTTACAAACCCAAGAATTTTCGACTCAGAGTATAGCCTTGGCGGAACACTTTATGCAAATGACTATGACTGGAGAACATATAAAGAGAGAAGCTATGGCTTTAGCACAACACTAGGTAGAAAACTAACTAGAAATTTAAGTGCATCACTTACTTACAACATTGAGCAAAGCAAAATTACCTTAAAAGATGATGAGTTAAGAGATATCAACACAAAAACCAAAAAAGAAATTTATAGAGAAGGTAAAGCCATAAAAAGCGCCATAACTCCAGCTTTAACATATAATAGCACTGATGATTATTACTTGCCAAGACGTGGCATCATAGCTAGTACATCATTTGAGATAGCTGGGCTTGGTGGCGATATAGACTTTATCAAAAATCGCACAAATTTTAACTATTACCTAGGTCTTAGAGAGTACATCGACTACGATCTTATCTTAAGATACAAAGCAAGCTTTGGCAAAATTTGGGAAAGAGGATATACTCCGATCAACGAAAGACTTTACCTTGGTGGTATAAGAAGCTTACGTGGTTACGAGAGCAGAACCGTATCTCCAAAGGTAAAATATAATGGCGACTACTACGAATACGGCGGCGAAACTTCGTTTAATAATTCAGCTGAAATAAGCTTCCCTATAATAGATCGTGTCAAAATGCGTGGCGTTGTATTTTACGACTATGGCATGATCGGTGAAAATAGTCTAAATGAGATAAAAAGATCATCAGTTGGTACAGGTATCGAGTGGATAACACCTATTGGACCACTTCAACTAATCTTTGCAAAAGCTCTTAAACCTAAAGAGGGTGATGATACAAACACATTTGAATTTACTATTGGAAGACGCTTCTAA
- the accD gene encoding acetyl-CoA carboxylase, carboxyltransferase subunit beta, with protein MNFSDIFSKIRKAQPRPEEAPTHWVKCDNCHSLMYYKEVEACFNVCPKCGYHMRLKATDRINLICDEDSFVEFDANLKPVDPLNFVDKKSYKKRITENKEKTGRTSSVICGEGKCDGQEIQLVVFDFGFMGGSLASVEGEKIVRAIKRAIEKRQALVIVSASGGARMQESTFSLMQMSKTSAALKLLDEAKLPYISILTDPTMGGVSASFAWLGDLIIAEPGALIGFAGQRVIKQTIGADLPEGFQRAEFLLEHGLIDAIVPRSEHKKYISDMVKFLTNNKTMHQKDKQDESENNFELKLKTKG; from the coding sequence ATGAATTTCTCAGACATTTTTTCAAAGATAAGAAAAGCTCAACCTCGTCCAGAAGAAGCACCTACGCACTGGGTAAAATGCGATAATTGTCACTCACTGATGTACTACAAAGAAGTTGAAGCTTGTTTTAATGTATGCCCAAAATGCGGTTATCATATGAGACTAAAAGCTACTGATCGCATAAATTTGATCTGTGATGAAGATAGCTTTGTAGAATTTGACGCGAATTTAAAACCGGTAGATCCATTAAATTTTGTTGATAAAAAATCATACAAAAAAAGGATCACAGAAAATAAAGAAAAAACAGGACGCACAAGCTCAGTGATATGCGGCGAAGGTAAATGCGATGGACAAGAGATCCAGCTAGTTGTTTTTGACTTTGGCTTCATGGGTGGTTCGCTAGCTTCAGTTGAGGGTGAAAAGATCGTAAGAGCGATAAAACGAGCGATAGAAAAACGCCAAGCTTTAGTCATAGTGAGTGCTTCAGGTGGAGCTAGAATGCAAGAGAGTACATTTTCTTTGATGCAAATGTCAAAGACATCAGCTGCTTTAAAACTACTTGATGAAGCAAAGCTGCCTTATATCTCAATACTTACTGATCCGACAATGGGTGGCGTTAGTGCCTCTTTTGCTTGGCTTGGAGATCTAATAATCGCTGAACCTGGCGCTTTAATAGGCTTTGCTGGTCAAAGGGTCATCAAACAAACCATTGGTGCTGATTTACCAGAGGGATTTCAAAGAGCTGAGTTTTTATTAGAGCATGGCTTAATCGATGCTATCGTGCCAAGAAGCGAACATAAAAAATATATAAGCGATATGGTTAAATTTCTCACAAATAACAAGACAATGCATCAAAAAGATAAACAAGACGAGAGTGAAAACAACTTTGAACTAAAGCTAAAAACCAAAGGCTAA
- a CDS encoding 23S rRNA (pseudouridine(1915)-N(3))-methyltransferase RlmH → MEISVFSIQKSSRDNFENEIQEYIKMSAKFAKINDKVFFNEKIAKAQSTGKSEALRAYDEIYEPNLKGFCVMLDENGLQLDSQEFAQILNSNSQINFFIGGAYGLSQNLKNKAQKIISLSKMTMAHKVAKLVLFEQIFRALCINANHPYHK, encoded by the coding sequence TTGGAAATTTCAGTTTTTAGCATTCAAAAATCATCACGTGACAACTTTGAAAACGAAATACAAGAATATATAAAAATGAGTGCAAAATTTGCCAAGATAAACGATAAAGTCTTTTTCAATGAAAAAATAGCAAAAGCTCAAAGCACTGGAAAAAGCGAAGCATTAAGAGCTTATGATGAAATTTATGAGCCAAATTTAAAAGGCTTTTGCGTAATGCTTGATGAAAATGGCTTGCAACTTGACAGCCAAGAATTCGCACAAATTTTAAACTCAAATTCACAAATTAACTTTTTCATAGGTGGAGCTTATGGCCTTAGCCAAAATTTAAAGAATAAAGCGCAAAAAATCATAAGTTTGAGCAAGATGACGATGGCACACAAGGTTGCCAAGCTTGTACTTTTTGAGCAAATTTTTAGAGCACTTTGCATAAATGCAAACCACCCATACCACAAATAA
- the dksA gene encoding RNA polymerase-binding protein DksA produces MTQTELNFFKKLLEERKLQIKKNIYDSSVEVNGLRDSGVSDEFDIASVNTDQLIEHSISTQQRAELSEIDEALEKIANKTYGICDMCEEEISIPRLKVKPHAKYCITCREIIEKTAKN; encoded by the coding sequence ATGACACAAACTGAGCTAAATTTTTTTAAAAAATTACTTGAAGAAAGAAAATTACAGATCAAAAAAAATATCTATGATTCATCTGTTGAAGTAAATGGCTTAAGAGATAGCGGCGTAAGCGATGAGTTTGATATAGCCTCAGTAAATACAGACCAGTTAATAGAGCATTCGATCTCGACACAACAAAGAGCGGAGCTATCAGAGATAGATGAAGCACTAGAGAAGATAGCAAATAAAACTTATGGAATTTGTGATATGTGTGAAGAGGAGATCAGTATACCGCGACTAAAAGTAAAACCACATGCAAAATACTGCATAACTTGCCGTGAAATAATTGAAAAAACAGCAAAAAACTAA
- a CDS encoding uroporphyrinogen III synthase HEM4: MKTRKFLVYCIIYIVVVAGLTYSLNSSDYTFELLGQTITLPVAIWVALPVAVLALLALLHIAYHGYAFYRYKKWIKKDSQLYKDLAKETLLGFESNKDFKTDTYKIASQLTRSISPVGELKDVGVDDAEINNILQTIKSIKNKEIVDLKKFRLAKDSKLNILNELNKIEQLPTYYLDVLKNQDQNESLKKAAFDKLIKVASFSEIKRLNFELASEDIMLIITRFVNDEIDLSSDEIFDLLNNAKVTKAQYDKAAVMLKNKLKPDAFIGIFEKLKSIHADADEAYVYALFELQMLDKVREAIEGSDPDEFKEIKVLLFLRDNGKMVPSSLFFK; the protein is encoded by the coding sequence ATGAAAACTAGAAAATTTCTCGTCTATTGCATAATCTACATAGTAGTTGTTGCAGGACTCACTTATTCTCTTAATAGTTCTGATTACACATTTGAGCTTTTAGGCCAAACTATAACTTTACCAGTTGCTATTTGGGTCGCTCTTCCAGTAGCTGTTTTAGCACTTCTTGCCCTACTTCATATCGCTTATCATGGATATGCTTTTTATAGATATAAAAAATGGATCAAAAAAGATAGCCAGCTTTATAAAGACTTAGCTAAAGAGACGCTTCTTGGCTTTGAGAGCAATAAAGACTTCAAAACCGACACTTACAAGATCGCCTCACAGCTTACTCGCTCTATCTCACCAGTAGGCGAGCTTAAAGATGTCGGTGTAGATGATGCTGAGATAAACAATATCTTACAAACTATAAAAAGTATAAAAAATAAAGAGATCGTCGATCTAAAGAAATTTAGACTAGCAAAAGATAGCAAGTTAAATATCCTAAATGAGCTAAATAAAATCGAGCAACTACCAACTTACTATCTTGACGTACTTAAAAACCAAGATCAAAACGAGAGTCTTAAAAAAGCTGCATTTGATAAACTCATAAAAGTAGCTTCTTTTAGCGAGATCAAAAGATTAAATTTTGAGCTAGCAAGTGAAGATATAATGCTTATTATTACCCGATTTGTAAATGACGAGATCGATCTAAGCAGTGATGAAATTTTTGATCTTTTAAACAACGCAAAAGTGACAAAAGCTCAATACGATAAAGCCGCTGTAATGCTTAAAAATAAACTAAAACCAGATGCATTTATTGGCATCTTTGAAAAACTAAAAAGCATCCATGCTGACGCTGATGAGGCTTACGTATATGCACTGTTTGAGCTTCAAATGCTTGATAAAGTAAGAGAAGCTATCGAAGGTAGCGATCCAGATGAGTTTAAAGAGATAAAGGTCTTACTGTTTTTACGAGATAACGGCAAAATGGTGCCTAGCTCGTTATTTTTTAAATGA
- a CDS encoding tRNA dihydrouridine synthase → MIDFSKKPLFLAPLAGFSDLPLRSVVKKFGCDITVSEMISANALVYESSDKTLEMIKKSPNEEPYIVQIAGNDTENIKKAVQIINKFDGIYGLDLNCGCPVPKVIRQGAGSALLNDLDKLQSIISAIKSVSNKESLSVKFRLGFNDKNEEKIAKACEEAGANYIAVHGRTRAGGYSAKVDYEAIARVKASVKIPVVANGDINAQNADEILNLTKCDALMIGRASIGNPWIFHEIKTKTSVDKALKQKIILAHFDAMIEHYGEHGLCIFRKHLHQYSKGIDGATTFRNDINFIKDTTAMRERIREFFA, encoded by the coding sequence ATGATAGACTTTAGCAAAAAGCCACTTTTCTTAGCGCCTCTTGCTGGCTTTTCTGACTTACCATTAAGAAGCGTAGTTAAGAAATTTGGCTGCGATATCACTGTTAGCGAAATGATCAGCGCAAACGCTCTAGTATATGAGAGCAGTGACAAAACGCTTGAAATGATTAAAAAATCCCCAAACGAAGAGCCTTACATCGTTCAAATAGCTGGTAATGACACAGAAAATATAAAAAAAGCTGTGCAAATCATCAATAAATTTGATGGAATTTATGGGCTCGATCTAAACTGCGGCTGCCCCGTACCAAAGGTCATTAGACAAGGAGCGGGTTCTGCATTACTAAACGATCTTGACAAACTTCAAAGCATAATCTCAGCTATAAAAAGCGTCTCAAACAAAGAGAGCCTAAGCGTTAAATTTAGACTTGGCTTTAACGACAAAAATGAAGAAAAGATCGCAAAGGCCTGTGAAGAAGCAGGTGCAAACTATATCGCAGTGCATGGACGTACAAGAGCTGGGGGATACAGCGCAAAGGTTGATTACGAAGCGATCGCTAGAGTAAAGGCGAGCGTAAAAATCCCAGTCGTTGCAAATGGCGATATAAATGCGCAAAATGCAGATGAAATTTTAAACCTTACAAAGTGTGACGCTCTCATGATCGGTAGAGCAAGTATTGGTAATCCTTGGATATTTCACGAGATAAAGACTAAAACTAGCGTGGATAAAGCGCTAAAGCAAAAGATCATACTAGCCCACTTTGATGCGATGATCGAGCATTACGGCGAGCATGGGCTTTGCATATTTAGAAAGCATTTGCATCAGTACAGCAAGGGCATCGACGGTGCAACAACCTTTAGAAACGATATAAATTTCATCAAAGACACGACAGCGATGAGAGAGCGCATAAGGGAGTTTTTTGCCTAG
- the recO gene encoding recombination protein RecO → MQGYILRVQKVRDEDLLVFVLTPNLLVKSYRFFGARHSNIMTGYKIDFELEQEAKFLPKLRSILHLGFKWLLERDKLIIWQQFMRLLYDHLKEVEQLDEIYFNELDRCAKQMQLQNPKRLIIESYVKILEYEGRLHSELECFICDEEIESELCLTRGFLPSHKHCLDRSEFDTNKIKNLFDTKSTIELNDDEINRLYKILLDGL, encoded by the coding sequence ATGCAAGGCTACATCCTGCGCGTGCAAAAGGTCAGAGACGAGGACCTTTTAGTCTTTGTGCTAACGCCAAATTTGCTAGTTAAGTCATATAGATTTTTTGGCGCACGCCACTCAAATATCATGACTGGCTACAAGATCGACTTTGAGCTCGAGCAAGAGGCGAAATTTCTACCAAAGCTTAGAAGTATACTTCATCTTGGCTTTAAGTGGCTGCTAGAGCGTGACAAGCTCATCATTTGGCAGCAGTTCATGCGCCTCCTTTATGATCATCTAAAAGAGGTCGAACAGCTCGACGAAATTTACTTTAACGAGCTTGATCGCTGTGCCAAACAGATGCAGCTGCAAAATCCAAAACGCCTCATCATCGAAAGCTACGTCAAAATTTTAGAGTATGAAGGCAGGCTTCACAGCGAGCTTGAGTGCTTTATCTGCGACGAGGAGATAGAGAGTGAGCTTTGCCTAACTCGTGGTTTTTTGCCCTCTCACAAGCACTGCCTTGATAGGAGCGAATTTGACACTAACAAGATCAAAAATTTGTTTGACACAAAAAGCACGATCGAGCTAAACGACGATGAGATAAACCGCCTTTATAAAATTTTACTTGATGGGCTTTAG
- a CDS encoding tRNA 2-thiocytidine biosynthesis TtcA family protein, which translates to MIELSKRLLRQVGQTNARYKMIEGGDKILLGLSGGKDSLALAHVLKHIQNVTPEKFEFKAVTLSYGMGEDYAYLTKHCNEHGIEHEVIDSSIFEISKEKIRKNSSFCSFFSRMRRGYLYTYALKHGFNKLAIAHHLDDAAESFFMNFTYNGALRTLAPKYTAKNGITVIRPFIFVRERQLRENAIKNELRVIGDEACPAMRFDVKMPHARYETKQLLATLEKENPKLFTSLKAAFENIHTDTFFALNSSSEE; encoded by the coding sequence ATGATAGAGCTTAGCAAAAGGCTTCTTAGACAAGTTGGTCAGACAAATGCCAGATACAAGATGATAGAGGGCGGAGATAAGATTTTGCTTGGTCTTAGCGGTGGTAAAGATAGCCTCGCACTAGCTCACGTACTAAAGCATATTCAAAATGTCACACCTGAAAAATTTGAGTTTAAAGCAGTAACGCTAAGCTACGGCATGGGTGAGGACTATGCTTATCTTACGAAGCATTGCAATGAGCATGGCATAGAGCATGAAGTGATAGATAGCTCAATCTTTGAGATTTCAAAAGAGAAAATCCGTAAGAATTCCAGTTTTTGTAGTTTCTTTTCTCGTATGAGAAGAGGTTATCTTTATACTTACGCCTTAAAACATGGTTTTAATAAACTTGCGATTGCTCATCATTTAGACGATGCAGCGGAGAGCTTTTTTATGAATTTTACCTATAATGGTGCACTAAGGACGCTTGCTCCAAAATATACTGCAAAAAATGGCATTACGGTTATTAGGCCATTTATCTTCGTTCGCGAGAGACAGCTTCGCGAAAATGCTATCAAAAATGAATTAAGAGTCATTGGCGATGAAGCATGCCCTGCAATGAGATTTGACGTAAAGATGCCGCATGCTAGATATGAAACCAAACAGCTTTTAGCGACTTTAGAAAAAGAAAATCCAAAACTTTTTACTTCGCTAAAAGCAGCATTTGAAAATATCCATACTGATACTTTTTTTGCTCTCAACAGCAGTAGTGAAGAGTAA
- a CDS encoding 5'-methylthioadenosine/adenosylhomocysteine nucleosidase, with amino-acid sequence MIAILGAMQEEITPILEMVGEYKTVQYANNKFYLANYKGKELVIAYSKIGKVNAAITATLMIEKFKASKLLFTGVAGSLDESLKIGDMLYATSLVQHDLDITAFGHPYGYVPGTSIFVKSDEGLNELAKKIADKKDMSLSAGIIATGDQFICDNEKKAWIKKIFNASATEMEGASVALVCETLGVPFFILRAISDGAGDAAEFDFDKFLQDSANVSAKFILEMVENL; translated from the coding sequence ATGATAGCGATACTTGGAGCTATGCAAGAGGAGATAACACCGATCCTTGAAATGGTTGGTGAATATAAAACTGTTCAATATGCAAATAATAAATTTTACTTAGCAAACTACAAAGGAAAAGAGCTAGTCATTGCCTATTCAAAGATAGGCAAAGTAAATGCAGCTATAACAGCAACTTTAATGATAGAAAAATTTAAGGCCTCAAAGTTGCTCTTCACTGGTGTAGCTGGCTCACTCGATGAGAGCCTAAAAATAGGCGATATGCTTTATGCTACTAGCTTAGTGCAGCATGATCTTGATATTACGGCTTTTGGACATCCTTATGGCTATGTGCCAGGCACAAGTATATTTGTCAAAAGCGATGAAGGACTAAACGAACTGGCAAAAAAGATAGCCGATAAAAAAGATATGAGCTTAAGTGCTGGTATTATTGCGACTGGAGATCAGTTTATCTGCGATAATGAAAAGAAAGCTTGGATTAAAAAGATATTTAATGCGAGCGCTACCGAGATGGAAGGTGCTAGCGTTGCACTAGTTTGCGAAACACTTGGTGTGCCATTTTTTATACTAAGAGCTATCAGCGATGGAGCTGGTGATGCAGCAGAATTTGACTTTGATAAATTTTTGCAAGATTCAGCAAATGTTAGTGCAAAATTTATACTTGAAATGGTAGAAAATTTATGA
- the fabD gene encoding ACP S-malonyltransferase gives MKKFAFVFAGQGSQSIGMGKDFYENFSTAKLLLNDACNDTGIDYKELLFTQNDKLDKTEFTQPAIVLNSLMTYLAFSNFIKEKPEFSLGHSLGEFTALAVSGAFNFIDAIRLVNLRGKFMQEACVGKDAGMMVVLGLSDEVVEEICKKAREEGLQIYAANYNCDGQIVVAGVRADLASYEAKFKEAGAKRAMLLNMSVASHCPILEPASVRLASELESTLAAKFSPVVSNVNAKIYTDKSEALVLLKEQLIKPVCYKQSIKNYENDVDCFIELGAATLKGINKKITEKPTYSITDMVSLEEVVKILEER, from the coding sequence ATGAAAAAATTTGCTTTTGTTTTTGCGGGCCAAGGCTCGCAAAGTATTGGTATGGGAAAAGACTTTTACGAAAATTTTTCTACTGCTAAACTACTTTTAAATGATGCTTGTAATGACACTGGCATTGATTACAAAGAGCTTTTATTTACACAAAACGATAAGTTAGATAAAACAGAATTTACTCAGCCAGCTATCGTTTTAAACTCGTTAATGACTTATTTGGCTTTTTCAAATTTTATTAAAGAAAAACCAGAATTTAGTCTCGGGCACTCACTTGGAGAATTTACCGCTCTTGCAGTTAGCGGAGCATTTAATTTTATTGATGCGATTAGGCTTGTGAATTTACGTGGTAAATTTATGCAAGAAGCTTGTGTTGGTAAAGATGCCGGCATGATGGTAGTTCTTGGACTTAGTGATGAAGTAGTTGAAGAAATTTGTAAAAAAGCAAGAGAAGAAGGTTTACAAATTTATGCTGCAAACTACAACTGCGATGGACAAATCGTTGTCGCTGGTGTAAGAGCTGATCTTGCTAGCTATGAAGCAAAATTTAAAGAAGCTGGCGCAAAAAGAGCAATGCTTTTAAATATGTCGGTAGCAAGCCATTGTCCGATACTTGAGCCAGCTAGTGTTAGACTGGCAAGTGAGCTTGAGAGTACTTTGGCTGCCAAATTTTCTCCAGTTGTCTCAAATGTAAATGCTAAAATTTATACCGATAAAAGTGAAGCACTAGTCCTACTAAAAGAGCAGCTAATAAAACCAGTTTGCTATAAACAAAGTATTAAAAACTATGAAAATGATGTTGATTGTTTTATTGAGCTTGGCGCTGCGACGCTAAAGGGCATCAATAAAAAAATTACTGAAAAGCCAACTTATAGTATTACTGATATGGTAAGTCTTGAAGAAGTTGTGAAAATTTTGGAGGAGAGATGA
- a CDS encoding FKBP-type peptidyl-prolyl cis-trans isomerase, with protein sequence MIVSKDQVITMFYELKDANTGEILESNMQEGGQISFITGHGHIIEKLEEEVSKLKSGERATISVKAAEGCGEYNNEAIQSLPKEQFAGIDLHEGMELFGQNEDGSSVRVIVKEIKDDEVTVDFNHPYAGKDLLFNVEVLEVRDATEDEKATGMVAGAHTCGCGGHDHEHEHECCGGHGHGHEDGGCGCGGHGHHH encoded by the coding sequence ATTATTGTGAGTAAAGATCAAGTTATAACTATGTTTTACGAACTAAAAGATGCTAACACTGGTGAAATTTTAGAGTCAAACATGCAAGAAGGTGGCCAAATTTCATTTATAACAGGGCATGGCCATATTATAGAAAAGCTTGAAGAAGAAGTAAGCAAATTAAAATCAGGCGAAAGAGCAACTATAAGCGTAAAGGCAGCAGAGGGTTGTGGTGAATATAATAATGAAGCCATTCAGTCGTTACCAAAAGAGCAGTTTGCTGGTATAGATTTACATGAAGGAATGGAGCTTTTTGGTCAAAATGAAGATGGCTCAAGCGTTCGTGTTATTGTTAAAGAGATCAAAGATGACGAAGTAACAGTTGATTTTAATCACCCATATGCTGGTAAAGATTTACTATTTAATGTTGAAGTTTTAGAAGTTAGAGATGCAACAGAAGATGAAAAAGCAACAGGCATGGTGGCTGGGGCTCATACTTGCGGTTGTGGTGGTCACGATCATGAGCATGAACATGAGTGCTGCGGGGGACATGGACACGGACACGAGGATGGTGGTTGCGGTTGCGGTGGACACGGACATCATCATTAA
- a CDS encoding tetratricopeptide repeat protein, protein MNKKLIIVALIGATISITSGQEISAFDAGNMDSANPYGLTDNEKVTLNNKRSVQNIEENMNNVLEQLQGLQSLIESMSARMNKLEQRINDIETKVNGGISDSGVSLTSLKAYVDETRDIQDKNYKNITAALNKLGAIMDKNAAQPKQNANPKQQSKPTSNFSGKSDKDILADGIKLLNSGNSTEAAEYFEYLNKKGYKTGATNYYLGEVAYSQKSYSTAIQYYKKSIQNEDKADYTPKLLYHTAISFDKIGDTQSANRFYKALKVGYPDSKEAKASPNRN, encoded by the coding sequence ATGAACAAAAAATTAATTATAGTGGCTCTCATTGGAGCCACTATCTCTATTACCTCCGGTCAAGAGATTTCAGCTTTTGATGCAGGCAATATGGATAGTGCGAATCCATATGGTCTAACTGATAATGAAAAAGTTACCTTAAATAATAAGCGAAGTGTTCAAAATATTGAAGAGAATATGAATAATGTTTTAGAACAACTTCAAGGTTTGCAAAGCTTGATTGAGAGCATGAGTGCTAGAATGAATAAGCTTGAGCAAAGAATAAATGATATAGAGACGAAGGTAAATGGTGGCATAAGTGATTCTGGTGTAAGTTTGACATCACTAAAGGCTTATGTTGATGAAACTAGAGACATACAAGACAAAAACTACAAAAATATTACTGCTGCCTTAAATAAATTAGGTGCAATAATGGATAAAAATGCTGCCCAACCAAAGCAAAATGCAAATCCAAAACAACAAAGTAAGCCAACTTCAAATTTTAGTGGAAAAAGCGATAAAGATATTTTGGCTGATGGCATTAAACTTCTAAATTCTGGCAATAGCACAGAAGCAGCTGAATATTTTGAATATTTGAATAAAAAAGGCTATAAAACTGGTGCAACAAATTATTATTTAGGTGAAGTTGCTTACAGTCAAAAATCATACAGCACAGCTATACAATACTACAAAAAAAGCATACAGAACGAAGATAAGGCTGACTATACACCAAAACTTCTATATCACACAGCTATAAGCTTTGATAAGATAGGTGATACGCAAAGTGCAAATAGATTTTATAAGGCTTTAAAAGTCGGTTATCCAGATAGTAAAGAAGCCAAAGCCTCTCCCAATAGAAACTAA